Proteins from one Anopheles nili chromosome 2, idAnoNiliSN_F5_01, whole genome shotgun sequence genomic window:
- the LOC128729070 gene encoding actin-related protein 8 has protein sequence MSNLKDLADTSDQHIQAQNIIVIHPGSHYLRIGRASDVNPVRILHAIARRRKANGKAHRDCVLPSVVEKTKEVLQELEDCRLQITHTLQSCMQSDGQRRYATPPQQIAAFNRRSQPEVVPDSRNEWHDSELGDVVVGEDILLLNPAGEYNVHFPIRRGELNLHDGVGGSLFAVMSDLQNIWEYVLQKRLHIEANKMKQYRAVLVIPDIYNRAHLREYVTLLLNHIGFGYCFLVQDHVSATFGAGLGYACVVDVGDEKTSVSCVEDGISHPNTRVRFDYGGADVTQVFYWLLQKCAFPYRECDDTKPLDGILLRRLKEEFGHVNLDVCGSNEKAFSVHHPEMPKRNYTLQIGDEAMVAPLSLFYTELLAITGANRTAPKTQKWCSSQPHPEDCFDAEYLRETGRRNKDNLEQSAIDSGTLANTDAPDDDLVVDGLEQERETKNNDRDYLLPGGQLVGLDQAVIQSIERCSNDELKRKMYGCILIVGGGIKFPGIGSWLQSQVSRKIPAGYRTEQSIVSSPKDMDPEITSWKGAAVMSCLESAVELWLTEAEWTRYGLRVLREKAVFMW, from the exons ATGTCCAACTTAAAGGATCTAGCAGATACTAGTGAT cAACATATTCAAGCACAAAACATAATCGTTATCCATCCAGGATCTCATTATCTTCGTATTGGTCGTGCATCGGACGTCAATCCTGTACGAATTTTGCACGCTATAGCGCGGCGCCGGAAAGCCAATGGAAAAGCACATCGAGACTGTGTGCTACCAAGCGTGGTTGAAAAAACCAAAGAGGTGTTGCAAGAGCTGGAAGACTGCAGGCTACAAATAACGCACACGCTTCAATCGTGCATGCAGTCGGATGGGCAACGACGGTACGCCACTCCGCCACAACAGATAGCTGCATTCAATAGGCGCTCCCAACCTGAAGTAGTTCCAGATAGTCGTAACGAGTGGCATGATTCGGAATTGGGCGATGTTGTAGTAGGAGAGGATATATTGTTGTTGAATCCAGCTGGAGAGTACAATGTACATTTCCCTATCCGACGAGGAGAGCTTAATCTCCATGATGGTGTTGGAGGGTCATTGTTTGCAGTCATGTCGGATTTACAAAACATTTGGGAATATGTCCTGCAAAAACGGTTACATATTgaagcgaacaaaatgaaacagtaTAGAGCGGTGCTGGTAATACCGGATATTTATAATCGTGCGCACTTGAGAGAGTACGTAACGCTTTTGTTGAACCACATTGGTTTCGGATATTGCTTCCTCGTCCAGGATCACGTGTCAGCTACTTTTGGTGCCGGTCTAGGATACGCATGTGTCGTTGATGTAGGTGATGAAAAAACCTCTGTATCATGTGTAGAAGATGGAATTTCTCATCCCAACACTCGCGTGCGGTTTGACTATGGGGGAGCAGATGTTACGCAAGTGTTTTATTGGTTGCTGCAAAAATGTGCATTTCCTTATCGTGAGTGCGATGATACCAAGCCGCTCGATGGGATTCTGCTGCGTCGACTTAAAGAAGAATTTGGACACGTTAATTTGGACGTTTGCGGGTCAAACGAAAAGGCATTTTCAGTGCATCATCCTGAAATGCCAAAACGGAATTATACGTTACAAATAGGCGATGAAGCAATGGTGGCTCCATTGAGCTTATTTTATACGGAATTGTTGGCCATTACGGGTGCCAATAGAACAGCACCAAAAACTCAAAAATGGTGTTCATCCCAACCGCATCCGGAGGACTGTTTTGATGCAGAATATCTCAGAGAAACTGGT cGGCGCAATAAAGATAATTTAGAACAATCGGCTATTGATAGTGGAACATTGGCGAATACAGATGCTCCAGACGATGATCTAGTAGTTGATGGCTTAGAACAAGAACGTGAGACCAAAAACAACGATCGAGATTATCTGCTTCCTGGCGGGCAGCTGGTAGGACTTGATCAAGCCGTTATACAAAGTATCGAACGTTGTT CAAACGACGAGCTGAAACGGAAAATGTACGGCTGCATATTGATCGTTGGCGGAGGTATAAAATTTCCTGGCATTGGAAGTTGGTTACAGAGTCAGGTTTCACGGAAAATTCCTGCCGGTTATCGTACAGAACAAAGTATCGTTTCCAGCCCGAAGGATATGGACCCTGAAATTACTAGCTGGAAGGGCGCCGCGGTTATGTCCTGTTTAGAGAGCGCTGTAGAGCTATGGTTAACCGAAGCTGAATGGACACGATATGGCTTACGCGTTTTACGAGAGAAAGCCGTATTCATGTGGTAG
- the LOC128729081 gene encoding hexamerin-1.1-like produces the protein MREFSYFLVLFSTIFSLTHGSYVPTSQTKVDGLPVKYASKEFLEKQKFFFEILRHIHQPISFEEYLPFTGRWVGDTSKYVNYTEVNEFLQTFEQGLLKKGEIFTIYNYWYAKQTLQLYRFFENAIDWDTYYKNVVWARENINEGMFLCALTLSVLHRKDLEGIILPAIYEIYPHYFFNGDVFHDASNRRSMEPEYGFYGNKRHNVAQSNYSAFFATQFYGEGSLSYFTEDVGLNAYYYYFMMDYAPFLGGDKLGLKNDRRGELYLFMHQQLLARYYLERNSNGLGPIQELTWESPIATGYYPMLQYWNGVPFRSRESNFLWRPYDPIKLTGIKAHEERVRQAIDLGYVTTRDGQQLNLRQWEAIDIVGNLVSGNVDSVNVDYYKMIETAARMILAQGDYYGSSSEVWPGVLMHYETSMRDPVFYQFYQRLLGFYWDFKSYLPPYTVEQLKFDGVEIKSVYVEKLVTFFEPFDVDISNGLGFNYGGGRSTWNFSVYARKDRLNHKPFSYVLNVSSQFAGKGVVRMYMGPKMYNLGQLQYMKKLFVEMDQYVVDLVVGDNQIKRNTRDFYYDIRDKTTYSELYMRIMKAYRGEEQFVLDMSEVHCGWPDRLLLPKGQPNGYPLSFFFIITPYYPPAREQFSTFDATYTCGTGSGSKYIDALPFGFPFDREINFSNFVTKNLIFTDVSVYHVNGNQQNESH, from the exons ATGCGGGAATTTAGTTACTTCCTGGTGCTTTTCAGCACGATCTTCTCGCTAACCCATGGCAGCTATGTTCCAACATCTCAAACGAAGGTAGACGGACTACCGGTGAAGTACG CAAGTAAAGAGTTCCTGGAGAAACAAAAGTTCTTTTTTGAAATACTACGTCACATACACCAGCCGATCTCATTTGAAGAGTATCTGCCATTCACTGGGCGTTGGGTGGGCGATACAAGCAAGTATGTG AATTACACCGAAGTGAACGAATTTCTGCAAACATTCGAGCAAGGATTGCTGAAAAAAGGCGAAATATTTACGATCTACAACTACTGGTATGCTAAGCAGACACTCCAATTGTACCGGTTTTTTGAGAATGCCATCGATTGGGACACGTACTATAAGAATGTTGTATGGGCACGGGAAAATATTAACGAAGGAATGTTTTTGTGCGCCCTGACGCTTTCCGTGCTACACCGGAAGGACCTCGAAGGTATCATTTTACCGGCCATTTACGAAATCTACCCACACTACTTTTTCAACGGTGACGTCTTTCACGATGCCTCCAACCGACGCAGCATGGAGCCAGAGTACGGGTTTTATGGTAACAAGCGACACAACGTGGCGCAATCCAACTATTCCGCATTCTTCGCCACACAGTTTTATGGCGAAGGTTCCCTGTCGTACTTCACGGAGGATGTGGGTTTGAACGCTTACTACTACTATTTCATGATGGACTACGCGCCGTTCCTTGGAGGAGATAAACTTGGCCTGAAGAATGACCGCAGGGGGGAGCTTTACTTATTCATGCATCAGCAGCTACTGGCCCGATACTACTTGGAGCGCAATTCGAACGGCCTGGGACCGATTCAGGAGTTGACGTGGGAATCACCGATCGCAACGGGATACTATCCGATGCTTCAGTACTGGAATGGCGTTCCGTTCAGGTCTCGTGAAAGTAACTTCCTTTGGCGCCCGTATGATCCCATCAAACTCACCGGAATTAAAGCCCACGAAGAGCGTGTCCGACAGGCGATCGATCTGGGATATGTCACGACCCGCGATGGCCAGCAGCTAAATTTGCGCCAGTGGGAGGCAATCGATATCGTTGGAAATCTTGTGAGTGGTAACGTCGACAGCGTAAATGTGGATTATTACAAAATGATCGAGACTGCTGCTCGAATGATATTGGCTCAGGGAGACTACTACGGGTCATCCAGTGAGGTATGGCCGGGTGTACTGATGCACTACGAAACGTCGATGCGTGATCCTGTGTTCTACCAGTTTTATCAGAGATTGCTCGGCTTTTACTGGGATTTCAAGAGCTACCTGCCACCGTACACGGTGGAGCAGCTGAAGTTTGATGGCGTCGAGATTAAGAGTGTATATGTAGAAAAACTTGTAACATTCTTCGAGCCGTTCGATGTGGACATCAGCAATGGGCTTGGGTTTAACTACGGTGGTGGACGATCGACATGGAACTTCAGCGTTTACGCGCGAAAGGACCGCCTGAACCACAAACCCTTCAGCTATGTACTTAACGTTAGCTCCCAATTCGCCGGTAAAGGTGTCGTTCGGATGTACATGGGTCCCAAGATGTACAATCTCGGTCAGCTGCAATACATGAAGAAGCTGTTCGTCGAAATGGACCAGTACGTGGTAGATCTGGTTGTGGGTGACAATCAGATAAAGCGAAACACTCGCGATTTCTACTACGACATCCGGGACAAGACAACGTATTCCGAGCTATACATGCGAATTATGAAAGCGTACCGGGGCGAAGAGCAATTTGTGCTCGACATGTCCGAGGTGCATTGCGGTTGGCCTGATCGGCTCCTGTTGCCTAAGGGTCAACCCAACGGTTATCCGCtgagtttcttcttcatcattACGCCCTACTACCCACCGGCGAGAGAACAATTTTCGACATTTGATGCTACGTACACGTGCGGTACTGGATCAGGATCGAAGTACATCGATGCGTTGccgtttggttttcctttcgatcggGAGATCAACTTTAGCAACTTTGTTACGAAAAATTTGATCTTCACTGATGTGTCCGTATACCATGTGAATGGAAATCAACAGAATGAGTCACACTGA
- the LOC128720387 gene encoding hexamerin-1.1-like, with amino-acid sequence MRLTVAAITLGLVALASGAYYPASQPVTGVKYADKDFLFKQKFFFEVLRNIHLPLQFQEYFPYTKTYITEESKYVNFPEVVEFFNYYKAGFLGKGELFSIFNQEYMKQTYLLFTFFYNSVDFDTFYKNVVWARENVNEGMFIYALTMTVFHHPEYKGFVLPAVYEIYPYYFFNTDIIHSVTFRKLYDQKFGFVSNGKYNVVYSNYTAVYPVEYYGEDKLSYFTEDIGLNAYYYYFMMDYPYFLGTEKYNLYKDRRGELYMYMYQQLIARYYLERQVNFMGPIEEFDYDFPIKTGYWSKLSYYNGIPFFVRNDYYSVSKDFYYQINLLKDYEQRIRQVIDKGYYYLEDGSKIDLRKPESVEYVGNMVFANPDSVDNNYFGFLEMVARQVYSGGEKFYKYFPSALMHFETSMRDPFFYQLYNRFLTFYYQFKSYLKPYTYEELYFKGVEIKSVVFDKLMTYFEYFDSDVSNVIPIKSSGEKFFDFSVFARQKRINHKPFSYTMDVFSEFAGKGVVRVYMGPKFYDFKQLEYLKKYFVEVDQYLYDFVVGKNTIVRNSRDFYYSVRDRTTYTELYKKIMTAYNGGEKFVLDNSEAHCGFPDRLLLPKGLPSGYDMTFYFIVTPYYAPKVQQFSTYEYSYSCGVGSGSKYIDDLPFGYPFDRDIDFSYFYTKNMYFKDVTIFHSEEVKPYVPY; translated from the exons ATGAGACTGACTGTAGCAGCCATCACACTTGGCCTGGTCGCCCTGGCCAGCGGTGCTTACTATCCCGCTTCCCAGCCCGTGACCGGAGTGAAGTACG CCGACAAGGACTTCCTGTTCAAGCAGAAGTTCTTCTTCGAAGTGCTGAGAAACATCCATCTCCCGCTGCAGTTCCAGGAATACTTCCCGTACACTAAGACCTACATCACCGAGGAGAGCAAATATGTG AACTTCCCAGAAGTGGTTGAGTTCTTCAACTACTACAAGGCCGGATTCCTGGGCAAGGGAGAGCTGTTCAGCATCTTCAACCAGGAGTACATGAAGCAAACTTATTTGCTGTTCACCTTCTTCTACAACTCCGTGGACTTCGACACCTTCTACAAGAACGTTGTCTGGGCTCGTGAGAATGTGAACGAGGGCATGTTCATCTATGCTTTGACCATGACCGTCTTCCACCATCCGGAATACAAGGGCTTCGTTCTGCCAGCCGTCTACGAAATCTACCCGTACTACTTCTTCAACACCGACATCATCCACAGCGTTACGTTCCGTAAGCTGTACGATCAGAAGTTCGGCTTCGTCAGCAATGGCAAGTACAACGTCGTCTACTCGAACTACACCGCCGTCTATCCAGTCGAATACTATGGCGAAGACAAGCTTTCGTACTTCACTGAGGATATCGGATTGAACGCGTACTACTACTACTTCATGATGGACTACCCGTACTTCCTCGGCACTGAGAAGTACAACCTATACAAGGATCGTCGCGGAGAGCTGTACATGTACATGTACCAGCAGCTGATCGCCCGCTACTACCTGGAGCGTCAAGTGAACTTCATGGGACCGATTGAGGAGTTCGACTACGATTTCCCGATCAAGACTGGCTACTGGTCGAAGTTGAGCTACTACAACGGTATTCCGTTCTTCGTGCGCAACGACTACTACTCCGTCTCCAAGGACTTCTACTACCAGATTAACCTGCTTAAGGACTACGAACAGCGCATCCGCCAGGTCATTGATAAGGGATACTATTATCTGGAGGATGGATCCAAGATCGATCTGCGCAAACCAGAATCAGTTGAATACGTTGGAAACATGGTCTTCGCCAATCCTGACAGTGTGGACAACAACTACTTCGGATTCTTGGAGATGGTTGCTCGCCAGGTTTACAGTGGTGGTGAGAAGTTCTACAAGTACTTCCCGAGTGCCCTCATGCACTTCGAGACCTCGATGCGCGATCCCTTCTTCTACCAGCTGTACAACCGCTTCCTGACCTTCTACTATCAGTTCAAGAGCTACCTGAAGCCGTACACCTACGAGGAGCTGTACTTCAAGGGAGTCGAGATCAAGAGTGTTGTGTTCGACAAACTCATGACCTACTTCGAGTACTTCGATTCGGATGTCAGCAACGTCATCCCGATCAAGTCCTCGGGCGAGAAGTTCTTCGATTTCTCGGTGTTCGCTCGTCAGAAGCGCATCAATCACAAGCCGTTCTCGTACACCATGGATGTGTTCTCTGAGTTCGCTGGCAAGGGTGTCGTCCGCGTGTACATGGGCCCCAAGTTCTACGACTTCAAGCAGCTTGAATACCTAAAGAAGTACTTCGTCGAGGTTGACCAGTACCTGTACGACTTTGTCGTTGGCAAGAACACCATCGTCCGCAACTCGCGCGACTTCTACTACAGCGTTCGTGATCGCACCACCTACACCGAATTGTACAAGAAGATCATGACTGCCTACAACGGTGGTGAGAAGTTCGTCCTGGACAACTCTGAGGCCCACTGCGGATTCCCAGACCGTCTGCTGTTGCCGAAGGGTCTCCCGAGCGGCTATGACATGACGTTCTACTTCATCGTGACCCCGTACTACGCCCCGAAGGTGCAGCAGTTCTCGACCTACGAATACTCGTACTCGTGCGGTGTTGGATCTGGCTCGAAGTACATCGATGATCTGCCGTTCGGATATCCGTTCGATCGTGACATCGACTTCAGCTACTTCTACACCAAGAACATGTACTTCAAGGACGTTACGATCTTCCACTCCGAAGAGGTCAAGCCATACGTACCGTACTAG
- the LOC128720388 gene encoding hexamerin-1.1-like, whose protein sequence is MRLTVAAITLGLVALASGAYYPASQPVTGVKYADKDFLFKQKFFFEVLRNIHLPLQFQEYFPYTKTYITEESKYVNFQEVVEFFNYYKAGFLGKGELFSIFNQEYMKQTYLLFTFFYNSVDFDTFYKNVVWARENVNEGMFIYALTMTVFHHPEYKGFVLPAVYEIYPYYFFNTDIIHSVTFRKLYDQKFGFVSNGKYNVVYSNYTAVYPVEYYGEDKLSYFTEDIGLNAYYYYFMMDYPYFIGTEKFNLYKDRRGELYMYMYQQLIARYYLERQVNFMGPIEEFDYDFPIKTGYWSKLSYYNGIPFFVRNDYYSVSKDFYYQLNLIKDYEQRIRRVIDQGYYYLEDGSKIDLRKPESVEYVGNMLFANPDSVDKDYFGYMEIVARQLYSGGEKFFKYFPSALMHFETSMRDPFFYQLYNRFLTFYYQFKSYLKPYTYEELYFKGVEIKSVVFDKLVTYFEYFDSDVSNVIPIKSSGEKFFDFSVFARQKRINHKPFSYTMDVFSEFAGKGVVRVYMGPKFYDFKQLEYLKKYFVEVDQYLYDFVVGKNTIVRNSRDFYYSVRDRTTYTELYKKIMTAYNGGEKFVLDNSEAHCGFPDRLLLPKGLPSGYDMTFYFIVTPYYAPKVQQFSTYEYSYSCGVGSGSKYIDDLPFGYPFDRDIDFSYFYTKNMYFKDVLIYHSDEFKANSSF, encoded by the exons ATGAGACTGACTGTAGCAGCCATCACACTTGGCCTGGTCGCCCTGGCCAGCGGTGCTTACTATCCCGCTTCCCAGCCCGTGACCGGAGTGAAGTACG CCGACAAGGACTTCCTGTTCAAGCAGAAGTTCTTCTTCGAAGTGCTGAGAAACATCCATCTCCCGCTGCAGTTCCAGGAATACTTCCCGTACACTAAGACCTACATCACCGAGGAGAGCAAATATGTG aACTTCCAAGAAGTGGTTGAGTTCTTCAACTACTACAAGGCCGGATTCCTGGGCAAGGGAGAGCTGTTCAGCATCTTCAACCAGGAGTACATGAAGCAAACTTATTTGCTGTTCACCTTCTTCTACAACTCCGTGGACTTCGACACCTTCTACAAGAACGTTGTCTGGGCTCGTGAGAATGTGAACGAGGGCATGTTCATCTATGCTTTGACCATGACCGTCTTCCACCATCCGGAATACAAGGGCTTCGTTCTGCCAGCCGTCTACGAAATCTACCCGTACTACTTCTTCAACACCGACATCATCCACAGCGTTACGTTCCGTAAGCTGTACGATCAGAAGTTCGGCTTCGTCAGCAATGGCAAGTACAACGTCGTCTACTCGAACTACACCGCCGTCTATCCAGTCGAATACTATGGCGAAGACAAGCTTTCGTACTTCACTGAGGATATCGGATTGAACGCGTACTACTACTACTTCATGATGGACTACCCGTATTTCATTGGAACCGAGAAGTTCAACCTATACAAGGATCGTCGCGGAGAGCTGTACATGTACATGTACCAGCAGCTGATCGCCCGCTACTACCTGGAGCGTCAAGTGAACTTCATGGGACCGATTGAGGAGTTCGACTACGATTTCCCGATCAAGACTGGCTACTGGTCGAAGTTGAGCTACTACAACGGTATTCCGTTCTTCGTGCGCAACGACTACTACTCCGTCTCCAAGGACTTCTACTACCAGCTTAACCTGATCAAGGACTACGAACAGCGTATCCGCCGAGTCATCGATCAGGGATACTACTATCTGGAGGATGGATCCAAGATCGATCTGCGCAAACCAGAATCGGTTGAATACGTTGGAAACATGCTCTTCGCCAATCCTGATAGTGTTGACAAGGACTACTTCGGATACATGGAAATTGTTGCTCGCCAGTTATATAGCGGTGGTGAGAAGTTCTTCAAGTACTTCCCGAGTGCCCTCATGCACTTCGAGACCTCGATGCGCGATCCCTTCTTCTACCAGCTGTACAACCGCTTCCTTACCTTCTACTATCAGTTCAAGAGCTACCTGAAGCCGTACACCTACGAGGAACTGTACTTCAAGGGAGTCGAGATCAAGAGTGTTGTGTTCGACAAGCTCGTAACCTACTTCGAGTACTTCGATTCGGATGTCAGCAACGTCATCCCGATCAAGTCCTCGGGCGAGAAGTTCTTCGATTTCTCGGTGTTCGCTCGTCAGAAGCGCATCAATCACAAGCCGTTCTCGTACACCATGGATGTGTTCTCTGAGTTCGCTGGCAAGGGTGTCGTCCGCGTGTACATGGGCCCCAAGTTCTACGACTTCAAGCAGCTCGAATACCTAAAGAAGTACTTCGTCGAGGTTGACCAGTACCTGTACGACTTTGTCGTTGGCAAGAACACCATCGTCCGCAACTCGCGCGACTTCTACTACAGCGTTCGTGACCGCACCACCTACACCGAATTGTACAAGAAGATCATGACTGCCTACAACGGTGGTGAGAAGTTCGTCCTGGACAACTCTGAGGCCCACTGCGGATTCCCAGACCGTCTGCTGTTGCCGAAGGGTCTCCCGAGCGGCTATGACATGACGTTCTACTTCATCGTGACCCCGTACTACGCCCCGAAGGTGCAGCAGTTCTCGACCTACGAATACTCGTACTCGTGCGGTGTTGGATCTGGCTCGAAGTACATCGATGATCTGCCGTTCGGATATCCGTTCGATCGTGACATCGACTTCAGCTACTTCTACACCAAGAACATGTACTTCAAGGATGTTCTGATCTATCACTCTGACGAATTCAAGGCCAACTCTTCTTTCTAA